In the genome of Paramormyrops kingsleyae isolate MSU_618 chromosome 5, PKINGS_0.4, whole genome shotgun sequence, the window GATGGTATTGTCGTTCACGATGGACTTTGACAAGGCATAGGCGAGGATTAGGGTCCATACAAATGAAGACAAAGCTATTCTGATTCTGTTGTCCTTGACTCTACTGAAGACGATCGGATGGACCACAGCTACGTAGCGGTCCAAGCAGACACACGTGAGGAAGAGAGGAGTGACATCCTTGATCCCGTACGCTAATCGTTGGAAGTACCAGATCCGGTCATCACCCAGTAGGAGACGGTTCACCAGCTCGATGGGAGTCACTAAGCTAAAAAAGGCATCAAGAAGCGCCATGTTGAAGATGAAGATGTCGGAGGTGGACGGGTCAGCCCTCTTCTTGGTCACATGCCACATGACCATCACATTTGCGGGGATTCCCACTACCATGTTCAACACCTTAACAAAAAAATAGAACACAAAACCGTAAGGCTCTGATTTGCACACATCGAACTGGTACCAGAGTATGGGTCCAGAACCCAGAGTTGTGCTGTTGGCTGGATGACTGTCGTTGACAGGGATGTTCATTCTTACACAACGTGCTGTGATCTTGAAGAAGGATCCTTGAAAATAGAGAGAGATGTTACAACTTCCAGCTCATTCTTCACTCTGCGTATAACCATAATTACATATAAACAATTTACAGGAAGATGAAcactttgttttgtttcacaccacattaaatttcataatgtaatcaaaacagaaaacagtaaAACTATGGTATTGTTCTTACTGTTTCATTCTCTTATTTTCATAATTTACCGTAACTCTACAGCAACATCTCCAGAGATGATTTCATCAAAACTTTCTCATACAATCATTGTTCAGTAACTGACATACAGTACTTATAACCATATTAAGCATGCTGAACTGTGCTggtatatttattaaaatactcTAAA includes:
- the LOC111845226 gene encoding hydroxycarboxylic acid receptor 2; its protein translation is MNIPVNDSHPANSTTLGSGPILWYQFDVCKSEPYGFVFYFFVKVLNMVVGIPANVMVMWHVTKKRADPSTSDIFIFNMALLDAFFSLVTPIELVNRLLLGDDRIWYFQRLAYGIKDVTPLFLTCVCLDRYVAVVHPIVFSRVKDNRIRIALSSFVWTLILAYALSKSIVNDNTINEVFAGLILSAFSIMVFCNISIIWVLRRSVIGKEEMHPTKKRAFRMVMIALAIIVALYLPPVALFPFSRFYSFVAFNCKISVVVFAIMDLSCSIEPLLYISKMTFLDIRGCTCCQSLSKNPIHVTS